A genomic segment from Aspergillus puulaauensis MK2 DNA, chromosome 1, nearly complete sequence encodes:
- a CDS encoding signal recognition particle receptor subunit beta (COG:U;~EggNog:ENOG410PPC5;~InterPro:IPR027417,IPR019009;~PFAM:PF01926,PF09439;~TransMembrane:1 (o20-41i)) has translation MSVYEFLEIVATKLLEGSPLGIAIAVIIAFGVPILLHLIFYRAVASPPSSNFILVGPSGAGKTALLSLLEAKSSFAPKPKSQPTHTSQTSNLATIRLPVSVPIASNRYRSVNDPSLKEAQRNPIKYRVRDTPGHGKLRGSQGLSELLSMSTSKDTKSKLRGILFMVDTAAITETEALRDAASYLYDVLLILQKRALQQGKSSAKAAAEIPVLVAANKQDLFTALPPISVREKLEAEIDRVRKSKNKGLMDASADVGEGEGEDDILGSYDVKDIFNFKDFEEEIGVNVEVVGGAVKSDEEDVGAGVRRWEEWVGQCL, from the exons ATGAGCGTGTACGAATTCCTCGAAATAGTAGCTACAAAGCTGCTTGAAGGGAGCCCGCTGGGGATCGCTATCGCGGTGATCATTGCATTCGGTGTTCCTATTCTGCTACATCTTATCTTCTACCGAGCAGTTGCATCTCCGCCGTCCAGCAATTTCATACTTGTCGGACCTAGCGGGGCAGGTAAAACTGCTCTTCTAAGTCTA CTCGAAGCAAAGTCATCGTTTGCTCCCAAGCCAAAATCACAGCCCACACATACTTCCCAAACCTCAAATCTCGCTACAATCCGCCTTCCTGTCTCCGTTCCCATTGCATCCAACAGATACCGATCCGTCAATGACCCTTCCTTGAAAGAAGCTCAGCGAAACCCCATAAAGTACCGAGTGAGGGACACTCCCGGCCATGGAAAGCTGCGGGGATCCCAGGGCCTTTCCGAGCTCCTGTCAATGTCCACGTCTAAAGATACGAAGTCAAAGTTGCGTGGCATCCTCTTTATGGTCGATACTGCAGCGATTACCGAAACAGAAGCTTTGAGAGACGCAGCATCGTACCTGTATGACGTGCTTTTAATCCTTCAAAAACGCGCCCTTCAACAAGGTAAGTCTTCGGCCAAAGCCGCGGCGGAGATACCTGTTCTTGTTGCAGCGAACAAGCAAGATCTGTTCACGGCACTCCCTCCAATATCAGTGCGTGAGAAATTAGAGGCGGAGATTGATAGGGTCCGCAAGTCTAAGAACAAGGGGCTTATGGATGCCAGTGCTGATGTTGGTGAGGgtgaaggggaggatgaCATTCTGGGCAGTTATGATGTGAAGGATATATTCAACTTCAAGGATTTTGAAGAGGAAATTGGTGTGAACGTTGAAGTCGTGGGTGGAGCTGTCAAgagtgatgaggaggatgtaGGAGCCGGTGTGCGGAGATGGGAAGAATGGGTCGGTCAGTGTCTGTGA
- the CYS4 gene encoding cystathionine beta-synthase CYS4 (COG:E;~EggNog:ENOG410PFT3;~InterPro:IPR001216,IPR000644,IPR001926,IPR036052, IPR005857;~PFAM:PF00291,PF00571;~go_component: GO:0005737 - cytoplasm [Evidence IEA];~go_function: GO:0004122 - cystathionine beta-synthase activity [Evidence IEA];~go_process: GO:0006535 - cysteine biosynthetic process from serine [Evidence IEA];~go_process: GO:0019343 - cysteine biosynthetic process via cystathionine [Evidence IEA]) → MSSKTTPAIPPVALDAITQHIGNTPLVRLNKLPQSLGINATVYAKLEYFNAGGSVKDRIALRMIEEAERSGRIKPGDTLIEPTSGNTGIGLALVAAVKGYKTIITLPEKMSAEKVSVLRALNATIIRTPNEAAYDSPESHIGVAKRLEKELPNAHILDQYGNENNPLAHEFGTAEEIWTQTKGDIKAIVAGAGTGGTITGLSRGLKKHNSNIQVIAADPQGSILALPTALNEEHANEAYKVEGIGYDFIPQVLDQHAVDKWYKTDDKESFKYARRLIAEEGLLVGGSSGSAIAALVQAAQDNRFKADEVVVVILPDSIRSYLTKFADDDWLAANDLFPSSLPTEITLQPSNKQPQRQDDAFMGNKVSSLRLKPITTVHSNIPCEIAIEIMRDRGFDQLPVLAPSGKRLVGLVTLGNVLSRLTHNRANGKSPVADVMFDFRTIPEVVTDPRDMGLTSIKPNQNGGDVPKPQIRNRKFVEITLDTPLSVLNRFFEWNSAAIVTDKDQSGILRPVAVVTKVDLLTWMLHHSKNSA, encoded by the exons ATGTCATCCAAGACGACGCCAGCCATCCCTCCGGTGGCCCTTGATGCTATCACACAACACATTGGCAACACTCCTCTCGTGAGATTGAACAAGTTGCCGCAGAGCCTCGGAATTAACGCGACAGTATATGCGAAACTGGAATACTTCAACGCAGGCGGGAGTGTTAAGGATCGGATAGCCCTTCGCATGATTGAAGAGGCCGAACGGTCAGGGCGTATCAAGCCTGGCGACACTCTAATCGAACCCACCAGTGGTAATAC TGGTATTGGATTGGCTCTTGTCGCAGCCGTTAAGG GCTATAAGACAATTATCACCCTCCCCGAAAAGATGTCTGCCGAAAAGGTCTCTGTTTTGCGCGCACTCAACGCCACTATTATCCGTACTCCTAATGAAGCTGCATACGACTCGCCTGAATCCCATATTGGCGTTGCAAAACGTCTCGAAAAGGAACTTCCGAACGCACATATTTTGGACCAATATGGAAATGAAAACAATCCTCTAGCGCATGAGTTCGGCACAGCGGAAGAGATTTGGACCCAGACTAAGGGTGATATAAAGGCAATTGTTGCTGGCGCAGGTACTGGTGGAACAATCACCGGTCTTTCTCGTGGGTTGAAAAAGCATAATTCCAACATTCAAGTGATCGCCGCGGATCCCCAGGGGTCTATTTTGGCTCTACCAACAGCATTGAACGAGGAACATGCCAACGAAGCATATAAGGTTGAAGGTATTGGATATGATTTCATTCCCCAAGTACTAGATCAGCATGCCGTCGACAAGTGGTATAAGACAGACGACAAAGAATCTTTCAAATATGCTCGCCGGTTGATTGCAGAAGAGGGACTTCTTGTTGGTGGAAGCAGCGGAAGCGCAATCGCTGCTCTCGTACAAGCTGCACAAGATAATCGGTTCAAAGCAGACGAGGTTGTCGTTGTAATTTTGCCCGACAGCATCAGAAGCTATCTCACCAAG TTCGCTGACGACGATTGGCTGGCCGCAAACGACCTTTTCCCATCATCACTTCCGACTGAGATCACTCTTCAACCTTCTAACAAACAGCCCCAGAGACAAGATGACGCCTTCATGGGCAACAAGGTCAGCTCACTACGACTCAAGCCAATTACGACAGTTCATTCCAACATACCCTGCGAAATTGCCATTGAAATCATGCGCGACAGAGGTTTTGACCAACTCCCGGTCCTCGCACCGTCGGGTAAAAGGCTTGTCGGCCTCGTCACACTCGGAAATGTTCTAAGCCGACTGACACACAACCGCGCAAATGGCAAAAGCCCAGTTGCAGACGTCATGTTCGATTTCCGCACCATCCCAGAGGTCGTCACTGATCCACGAGACATGGGTCTTACGAGCATCAAGCCCAATCAAAACGGTGGGGATGTGCCAAAGCCACAGATCAGAAATCGAAAGTTCGTGGAGATCACTCTAGATACCCCTCTGAGTGTGCTGAATCGCTTTTTTGAATGGAATAGCGCTGCTATTGTTACCGACAAAGATCAGAGCGGGATCCTCAGACCTGTGGCTGTTGTCACGAAAGTTGACCTTCTTACTTGGATGCTTCACCACAGCAAGAACAGTGCATAA